In Gambusia affinis linkage group LG20, SWU_Gaff_1.0, whole genome shotgun sequence, the genomic window TTTCTACTCATTATATTGATcatcaaattaaaacttttaaccaTCTAAATATTTGACactttattttgacatttcttttagatttttatctttcttttatttaaatgtatttgctCAGTGAAATTATCTAGTTTGGCATTAGCACGTCTCTATAAGGACATGCTAATACAGTCTAATCAACCTCACGTCAAGATTTTGATTCATTCCTTGCGACCCTCATGAACACTCATGTGCGTCTTCAGATTCCCATGTTGTGAAAATGCTTTACCGCAAACACAACAAGCAAACGGTTTTTCACATGTGTGAACGCGCATGTGTCTCTTTAGACGATCTTGTTGTGAAAATCCTTTACTGCAAACAGTACAAACAAATGGTTTCTCTCCTGAATGGACTCTCATGTGGTTGTCAAGATGGCACTTCTGAATAAATCTGGTTTTACAGACGTCACACCCAAAAGGCCTCTCCTCTGTGTGGACTTTTACATGTCGCTCCAACTGGttttccttcacaaaatgtttacCACACTCACTGCAGCTAAATGGTGCAGTGTGAACATCcatatgtttctttaaatatccTTGTCGTGAAAATCCTTTACAGCAAACACTGCAAACAAATGGTCTGTCTCCAGTGTGAACACGCATGTGGCTCTTTAAATTCTCTTGTCGTGAAAATCCTTTACAACAAACGCTACAAATAAacggtttctcacctgtgtgaataaGCATGTGCCTTTTTAGTACAGTTTCTAGGGAAAATCCTTTACTGCAAACACTACAAATAAATGGTTTATCTCCTGTGTGAATACATAAGTGATTCAATAGAGTATTTTGTTGGGAAAAACCTTTACTGCAAAAACTACACGTAAACGGTTTATGTGCTGCGTGAACATGCATGTGCCTTTCCAGAAAATTTTCTTGTGAAAATCCTCTGTTGCAAACACTACAAACAAATGATTTTTCTGAAGTGTGGCTCCGCATGTGCTGTTTAATACTACTCTTTTGACGAAATTTTCTACCACAAACGTCACAGGAAAAAGGTATTTCTTCTGAATGGGTCTTCTCATGAGTCCTGAGAAAGTTCTTTGCATGAAACCCTTTACCACAATAATCACACACAAATGGTTTCTCTCCAGTGGGGAGTTGCCTATGTGTATGAAGATGATACGTTCCATTACCTTTACTGTGAACAGCCATTTTACTTTCTTGGGAAGAGTCTTCTGAATATGTGTtcctgtctggttctggtcctccACAGTCTTCTCCATCAcattctgttttcatctgttcaACTGACCAAGTGGTTAAAGCTGCCGCCTCCATGTtgtcttcagttttattgtggTAGAGCTCTGATAACTGAggtttctcttcatcttcagtcTTCACAGTaagttcctcttcctcctcactgaCCCAtagttcctcctcttcctcctttatgAGGGGATCTGGATCCTGTTGGCCCAAACTAGGATTCCAGTCATGAGGAACCTCTTTAATCAACAACATCTGATGGAGTGGGAGCACTGAAATACAAAATCAAAAGTTGATTATCAAATCCATGTTACATTGATACACATGAGTCAGCAAAAAAGAGGCAAATTTTCATTGAAAGCACCTTGTGCCAAATGTAAATAGATAATTACCAcagagtgaaataaaatgtaaatgtaacaaGAATATTAGAGACAACAATATTTAATGTATCTATTGTAAATACCAGCCAACACCGAGTCAAGTAGCACTTAGTATTTCAGATTCCCAAGCAGCaacttcttttaaaatttttgagatatgaataaaaatctgtaaatgagCACATTTCCAAAAATTATTTGGAGTTATGCTCCACATAAAAATACACTAATAAGTGAATCTGCCAATACTGGACTGCGAATAGGCAGGGTCCACTGTAGTAGCAATAAAAGTGGTATGAGGTCGTACTTGTATCATCTGAGCATAAAATTCTTGTCTGCAATGTTTCCaggactgaataaaaatatgcatgtgtCAGGAGGTCTCCTCCTTAAATGCACGTCTGTAGCATGTATTTGTGAACACTGCTTGGGAAAACTTTTTAGACCCTTTACCTCTTCTGTGAATTGTCATCTTGCTCTTTCGAGAAGAACATGCCGAGTCCAGGTtcatgtctggttctggtcttccACAGTCTCCTCTATCAGGTTCTTTTTCCATCTGGCCAACAGAACAGGTGGGTGAAGTTTCTGTTGCTCTgttgtcttcagtttttatttgctgttgctCTGGTAACTGAAGTTTCTCTTTATCTTCCATCTTCACACTAAGCTGCTCTTCTTCCTGACTGATCCActgctcctcttcttcctccttcatGTGGGGGGGTTCTGGGTCCTCCTGGTCCAAACTGGAGGTCCAGGGAACCTCTTTAATCACCAACATCTGACGGACTGGCAGAGGTGAACAAGCCAtggacataaataaaaaaaatccacagaagcatgttttacattaatagagtacagtacagaccaaacatttggacacactttctaattgaattcaatgagaaggtgtgtccaaacctttggtctgtactgtacataaaaTCGATTTACCAGTAGGACAAAATCTAAAGGTTTGATGTAGCGATTCCAAGCTAAAAGTGCCATCTAAATATACCTTAGTGTAAAGACCCTTAGCAGGTTGTCAGATGgcgagaaaaaaaaggaaattcaaatattttcccaTATTTAAGGAGTCCTGGAAAATGGGTAAAATTTGATTCCatatttttaacaatgttttaagAATACGCAATAAATCTGCACATTAGATTAATTTAGTTTGAGTTTAACATGGTAGAGTGAAGTAACTCAATGCCCTGTCCAAAATATGGCACCCCCAAGTGTATCTATATCAAAATTGTCTGAAGGTTAAAATTCATCATGTTGGGCAGTCGCCATTAACCATTAGGCAAACATTTGGATATTGTTATCTTATCACACAGTTTCAGCAGAGAAACATTGAAGTGTTGTGtgcaaaaacagacataaatagaGTTGAATGGGTAAAAACACATGGCATACAGGTCACTTAGAACCTCTTAagttaaaaactgaatataaaacCTTTCATCATTAAAACATTAGTGTTTCTTCACAAATTATTCCAGATTCCCTCTacagaaaaatagttttaaaagttgaCCCAATGCTGATAATTTAAGATGGTTTTTAAAACTCCTTTTTAGATTaaacaaagaactctgcagtgACTGTTTCTGTGTGTCACTTACTGAGACCtttgttgtcttgtctttcCTCCAGTTCCGATGTCGATCCTGCAGGTACCGGGGGCTCCAAGCTGAACCCTCCCGGTTCATCTGCTTCAACCTTCATCCTCTCAGTCATCCTCGCTACACCTGGGATTCTCCTTTTCACAGTCCTTGTCTTCAATCCTCACAAGTTCTAAAGGATCAAGGTTTCAGGCATATAACCTggatcttctgtttttctgctgcctgAAACTGGAATCTGACACAAATCAGGATCTAATTAAAGAAAGTACAttatcagaaaatgtaaacCATAAGAGATCTGAAGCGATACTGCAGTATCTGATATCTTGGTCAGTAGTTCTGGGTGGGTCCACTCTGAAACTATCTCCAGTGTCTCTGTCCTCAGCTTAAAAATCATGTAAGAGGAAGTTTCCACAAACGATGATATGGTCTTTCATGTCTGCTGCTTTAGCTCCATGGTCACCAGCGCCCCATTCTCTAATTACATATAATGAATTGCAAATGTCGGCTCGAAATAATCAGAGGTTCACAGCAAACACGTAAAAGCGATATCCTTACCGAGATGGTCAATCAGAGTCTGGGAGATTtagtaaagacatttttatcacaCATATTTCACACAAACAAGCGTCTTTCGTCGGGATATAGCCAGTCAAGCTAACATTGTCATTGTAATTAATCCTCATTCCAACAAATAATAAACGCAAACCGAGCTGGTCCGGGTTATACGTTGACGACATCGTCGCCATATTGTGAGTGGCAATGTCCAGTTCTTCGAAGGATATTGAGCCAAGCGCTGAGACTGTGGTCTGTGGGGTAATATGAGCCATCAGCAGATGGATTTCAATTAATGGTGTaactatattaaaaaataatgtactGAATTATATGCTTTAAAGCTCATCACATACCAGGCATCATTTAGTGTTAAGATTCTTAAagaatcctttttgttttacttattacttaaacattaaaataatgtattgTATAATGATAAAGAGCTGAATGAAATGTCCAGTAGATGTGAGTAACTGGTGCCCGGAGTTGCTCTGACACTTCACACACTCCTACTCACTTGAGTTACACTGTTGATACCAGGTGCTCTGAAACTGAAAATCCCAAGTATTTGCCTTGTTTCATCACCagttcaaaaaaacaaaaaaacaaaaacaaacatcctccCACACACTTTATAAGACAACTGTTACTTATTACgtaaataattttaatggaAGTACTACAGGATTGTAATACACATATTCTTGTACcagaaaacataaagcaaat contains:
- the LOC122823329 gene encoding gastrula zinc finger protein XlCGF57.1-like isoform X1, producing MTERMKVEADEPGGFSLEPPVPAGSTSELEERQDNKGLIRQMLVIKEVPWTSSLDQEDPEPPHMKEEEEEQWISQEEEQLSVKMEDKEKLQLPEQQQIKTEDNRATETSPTCSVGQMEKEPDRGDCGRPEPDMNLDSACSSRKSKMTIHRRVLPLHQMLLIKEVPHDWNPSLGQQDPDPLIKEEEEELWVSEEEEELTVKTEDEEKPQLSELYHNKTEDNMEAAALTTWSVEQMKTECDGEDCGGPEPDRNTYSEDSSQESKMAVHSKGNGTYHLHTHRQLPTGEKPFVCDYCGKGFHAKNFLRTHEKTHSEEIPFSCDVCGRKFRQKSSIKQHMRSHTSEKSFVCSVCNRGFSQENFLERHMHVHAAHKPFTCSFCSKGFSQQNTLLNHLCIHTGDKPFICSVCSKGFSLETVLKRHMLIHTGEKPFICSVCCKGFSRQENLKSHMRVHTGDRPFVCSVCCKGFSRQGYLKKHMDVHTAPFSCSECGKHFVKENQLERHVKVHTEERPFGCDVCKTRFIQKCHLDNHMRVHSGEKPFVCTVCSKGFSQQDRLKRHMRVHTCEKPFACCVCGKAFSQHGNLKTHMSVHEGRKE
- the LOC122823329 gene encoding uncharacterized protein LOC122823329 isoform X2 — encoded protein: MTERMKVEADEPGGFSLEPPVPAGSTSELEERQDNKGLIRQMLVIKEVPWTSSLDQEDPEPPHMKEEEEEQWISQEEEQLSVKMEDKEKLQLPEQQQIKTEDNRATETSPTCSVGQMEKEPDRGDCGRPEPDMNLDSACSSRKSKMTIHRRVLPLHQMLLIKEVPHDWNPSLGQQDPDPLIKEEEEELWVSEEEEELTVKTEDEEKPQLSELYHNKTEDNMEAAALTTWSVEQMKTECDGEDCGGPEPDRNTYSEDSSQESKMAVHSKVYRHFYQHCTELIRCGGPPAVC